TCCCGCCAAAACGCAGCAGCGCCACGTCGAAAAGGACAATATTTCCCCAGTCTGGCCTATAGTTACAGGCACTCTCAGACAAAGGAAATGGACTATGGATACGCAACGCTGGGCCGCCGTCGACGATTACTTCACCGAACAGTTAGTCCCGCAGGATGAACCCCTGCTTGCCGCACTGGAAGCCAATAAAGCCGCCGGACTACCGCCGATAGACGTGGCCCCCAACCTGGGCAAATTACTCTACCTCCTTGCCAAAATAACCGGTGCCAGGCGTATTCTGGAGATCGGCACGCTGGGCGGATACAGCACTATCTGGCTGGCGCGCGCGCTGCCGGAAGACGGCAAGGTCATCACCCTGGAATACCAGCCGCGCCATGCCGAAATTGCCAGCCACAATATCCGCCGCGCCGGGCTGGAAACAAAAGTCACCATTCTGGTCGGTGCCGCACTGGATACGCTGCCCACGCTCGCGGGATCCGCCCCGTTCGACATGATCTTTATCGATGCCGATAAGCAAAATAACCCGGCCTACCTGGAGTGGGCGCTGACGTATTCCCGCTCCGGCACGCTGATCATCGGGGATAACGTGGTACGCAGCGGCAAAATTACCGATGCCGGTGACACCGATCCGAACCTGCGCGGTCTGCGCGAGTTTCTTACGCGAGTGGGCAACGACGATCGGCTGGAGGCAACCGCTATTCAGACCGTTGGTGCAAAAGGCTGGGACGGGCTGGCGATTGCGCGGGTGAAGTAACGCAAATTTATATCTGCAGCCACAGCTTGAGGTTGGTTTGCGGGCCGTTA
The sequence above is a segment of the Erwinia sp. SLM-02 genome. Coding sequences within it:
- a CDS encoding O-methyltransferase — protein: MDTQRWAAVDDYFTEQLVPQDEPLLAALEANKAAGLPPIDVAPNLGKLLYLLAKITGARRILEIGTLGGYSTIWLARALPEDGKVITLEYQPRHAEIASHNIRRAGLETKVTILVGAALDTLPTLAGSAPFDMIFIDADKQNNPAYLEWALTYSRSGTLIIGDNVVRSGKITDAGDTDPNLRGLREFLTRVGNDDRLEATAIQTVGAKGWDGLAIARVK